A region from the Sorex araneus isolate mSorAra2 chromosome 6, mSorAra2.pri, whole genome shotgun sequence genome encodes:
- the MORF4L1 gene encoding mortality factor 4-like protein 1 isoform X1 — MAPKQDPKPKFQEGERVLCFHGPLLYEAKCVKVAIKDKQVKYFIHYSGWNKKSAVRPRRSENTLKTREDIVALFPVPEGAPSVHHPLLTSSWDEWVPESRVLKYVDTNLQKQRELQKANQEQYAEGKMRGAAPGKKTSGLQQKNVEVKTKKNKQKAPGNGDGGSTSETPQPPRKKRARVDPTVENEETFMNRVEVKVKIPEELKPWLVDDWDLITRQKQLFYLPAKKNVDSILEDYANYKKSRGNTDNKEYAVNEVVAGIKEYFNVMLGTQLLYKFERPQYAEILADHPDAPMSQVYGAPHLLRLFVRIGAMLAYTPLDEKSLALLLNYLHDFLKYLAKNSATLFSASDYEVAPPEYHRKAV; from the exons ATGGCGCCCAAGCAGGACCCGAAGCCTAAATTCCAGGAGG gtGAGCGAGTGCTGTGTTTTCATGGGCCTCTTCTTTATGAAGCAAAG tgTGTAAAGGTTGCCATAAAGGACAAACAAGTGAAATACTTTATACATTACAGTGGTTGGAATAAAAA AAGTGCTGTGAGGCCCAGGCGCTCTGAAAACACTTTGAAGACACGTGAGGATATTGTAGCCCTTTTTCCTGTTCCTGAAGGAGCTCCCTCAGTACACCACCCCCTCCTGACCTCTAG TTGGGATGAATGGGTTCCAGAAAGCAGAGTGCTCAAATATGTAGACACCAATCTGCAGAAACAGCGAGAACTTCAAAAAGCTAATCA GGAGCAGTATGCAGAGGGGAAGATGAGAGGGGCTGCCCCAGGGAAGAAGACATCTGGGCTCCAACAGAAAAACGTCGAAGT gaaaacaaaaaagaacaaacagaaag CTCCTGGGAATGGAGATGGAGGCAGTACCAGTGAGACACCTCAGCCTCCTCGGAAGAAAAGAGCTCGAGTAGATCCCACAGTTGAAAAT gaGGAGACTTTCATGAACAGAGTTGAAGTTAAAGTAAAAATTCCTGAAGAACTGAAACCATGGCTGGTTGATGACTGGGACTTAATAACTCGACAGAAGCAG ctTTTCTATCTCCCTGCCAAAAAGAATGTGGATTCCATTCTAGAGGATTATGCAAATTATAAGAAATCTCGTGGAAACACAGATAATaa AGAGTATGCTGTCAACGAAGTTGTGGCAGGGATCAAAGAGTACTTCAATGTGATGCTGGGCACTCAGCTCCTGTACAAGTTTGAGAGACCACAGTATGCTGAGATCCTGGCAGACCACCCTGATGCCCCCATGTCCCAGGTGTATGGGGCACCGCACCTGTTGAGATTGTTCG TAAGAATTGGAGCTATGTTGGCCTATACGCCTCTGGATGAGAAGAGCCTTGCTTTATTACTGAATTACCTTCATGATTTTCTAAA GTACTTGGCGAAGAATTCCGCAACTCTGTTTAGTGCCAGCGATTACGAAGTGGcgcctcctgagtaccaccggaaAGCAGTGTGA
- the MORF4L1 gene encoding mortality factor 4-like protein 1 isoform X3 — MAPKQDPKPKFQEGERVLCFHGPLLYEAKCVKVAIKDKQVKYFIHYSGWNKKEQYAEGKMRGAAPGKKTSGLQQKNVEVKTKKNKQKAPGNGDGGSTSETPQPPRKKRARVDPTVENEETFMNRVEVKVKIPEELKPWLVDDWDLITRQKQLFYLPAKKNVDSILEDYANYKKSRGNTDNKEYAVNEVVAGIKEYFNVMLGTQLLYKFERPQYAEILADHPDAPMSQVYGAPHLLRLFVRIGAMLAYTPLDEKSLALLLNYLHDFLKYLAKNSATLFSASDYEVAPPEYHRKAV, encoded by the exons ATGGCGCCCAAGCAGGACCCGAAGCCTAAATTCCAGGAGG gtGAGCGAGTGCTGTGTTTTCATGGGCCTCTTCTTTATGAAGCAAAG tgTGTAAAGGTTGCCATAAAGGACAAACAAGTGAAATACTTTATACATTACAGTGGTTGGAATAAAAA GGAGCAGTATGCAGAGGGGAAGATGAGAGGGGCTGCCCCAGGGAAGAAGACATCTGGGCTCCAACAGAAAAACGTCGAAGT gaaaacaaaaaagaacaaacagaaag CTCCTGGGAATGGAGATGGAGGCAGTACCAGTGAGACACCTCAGCCTCCTCGGAAGAAAAGAGCTCGAGTAGATCCCACAGTTGAAAAT gaGGAGACTTTCATGAACAGAGTTGAAGTTAAAGTAAAAATTCCTGAAGAACTGAAACCATGGCTGGTTGATGACTGGGACTTAATAACTCGACAGAAGCAG ctTTTCTATCTCCCTGCCAAAAAGAATGTGGATTCCATTCTAGAGGATTATGCAAATTATAAGAAATCTCGTGGAAACACAGATAATaa AGAGTATGCTGTCAACGAAGTTGTGGCAGGGATCAAAGAGTACTTCAATGTGATGCTGGGCACTCAGCTCCTGTACAAGTTTGAGAGACCACAGTATGCTGAGATCCTGGCAGACCACCCTGATGCCCCCATGTCCCAGGTGTATGGGGCACCGCACCTGTTGAGATTGTTCG TAAGAATTGGAGCTATGTTGGCCTATACGCCTCTGGATGAGAAGAGCCTTGCTTTATTACTGAATTACCTTCATGATTTTCTAAA GTACTTGGCGAAGAATTCCGCAACTCTGTTTAGTGCCAGCGATTACGAAGTGGcgcctcctgagtaccaccggaaAGCAGTGTGA
- the CTSH gene encoding pro-cathepsin H isoform X2 gives MWPALLLLCAGALLLGAPACSAANVSVSSLETFRFKTWMLQHQKKYSSGEYTHRLRTFLHNRDKMKAHNAGNHTFQMGLNQFSDMSFAEIKHKYLWSQPQNCSATRSNYLRGSGPYPASVDWRKKGNFVSPVKNQGACGSCWTFSTTGALESAVAIAGGKLLSLAEQQLVDCAQNFNNHGCEGGLPSQAFEYIHYNKGIMGEDSYPYQGKDSHCKFQPEKAIAFVKDVANITLNDEEAMVEAVALYNPVSFAFEVTNDFMHYKKGIYSSSSCHKTPDRVNHAVLAVGYGEENGIPYWIVKNSWGPQWGMNGYFLIERGKNMCGLAACASYPIPQV, from the exons ATGTGGCCCGCGCTGCTGCTGCTTTGCGCCGGGGCTCTGCTCCTGGGAGCGCCGGCCTGCAGCGCCGCCAACGTGTCCGTGAGCTCTTTAG AGACGTTCCGCTTCAAGACCTGGATGTTGCAG CACCAGAAGAAGTACAGCTCAGGGGAGTACACACACAGACTGCGGACTTTCCTCCACAACCGGGACAAGATGAAAGCCCACAATGCGGGGAACCACACGTTTCAGA TGGGACTGAACCAGTTTTCAGACATGAGCTTTGCTGAGATAAAACACAAATATCTCTGGTCACAGCCTCAG AATTGCTCAGCCACCAGAAGTAACTACCTTCGGGGGTCAGGCCCATATCCCGCCTCTGTGGACTGGCGGAAGAAGGGAAATTTTGTCTCACCAGTGAAAAACCAG GGCGCCTGTGGCAGTTGCTGGACCTTCTCCACCACTGGGGCCCTGGAGTCTGCAGTGGCCATTGCAGGCGGGAAGCTGCTGTCTTTG GCAGAACAGCAGCTGGTGGACTGTGCACAGAACTTCAACAACCATGGCTGCGAGGG GGGTCTGCCCAGCCAAGCCTTCGAATACATCCATTACAACAAGGGCATCATGGGCGAAGACAGCTATCCCTACCAAGGCAAG GACAGCCACTGCAAGTTTCAACCTGAGAAGGCCATTGCTTTCGTGAAGGACGTCGCCAACATTACCCTG AATGACGAGGAGGCCATGGTGGAGGCAGTGGCCCTGTACAACCCTGTCAGCTTTGCCTTCGAGGTCACAAACGACTTCATGCACTACAAGAAGGGCATCTACTCCAG CTCATCTTGTCATAAGACTCCAGACCGAGTTAACCACGCAGTACTGGCTGTGGGCTATGGAGAGGAAAATGGGATACCTTACTGGATTGTGAAAAACTCTTGGGGTCCCCAATGGGGAATGAATGG gtacTTTCTCATTGAGCGGGGCAAGAACATGTGTGGGCTGGCAGCCTGCGCCTCCTACCCCATCCCGCAGGTGTGA
- the CTSH gene encoding pro-cathepsin H isoform X1 — MWPALLLLCAGALLLGAPACSAANVSVSSLETFRFKTWMLQHQKKYSSGEYTHRLRTFLHNRDKMKAHNAGNHTFQMGLNQFSDMSFAEIKHKYLWSQPQNCSATRSNYLRGSGPYPASVDWRKKGNFVSPVKNQGACGSCWTFSTTGALESAVAIAGGKLLSLAEQQLVDCAQNFNNHGCEGGLPSQAFEYIHYNKGIMGEDSYPYQGKDSHCKFQPEKAIAFVKDVANITLNDEEAMVEAVALYNPVSFAFEVTNDFMHYKKGIYSSSSCHKTPDRVNHAVLAVGYGEENGIPYWIVKNSWGPQWGMNGCEGRASPGRQDTSFGKAEEPSGSPGTRKKRQDQAPVQWPAALHQALSPQGAPSQ, encoded by the exons ATGTGGCCCGCGCTGCTGCTGCTTTGCGCCGGGGCTCTGCTCCTGGGAGCGCCGGCCTGCAGCGCCGCCAACGTGTCCGTGAGCTCTTTAG AGACGTTCCGCTTCAAGACCTGGATGTTGCAG CACCAGAAGAAGTACAGCTCAGGGGAGTACACACACAGACTGCGGACTTTCCTCCACAACCGGGACAAGATGAAAGCCCACAATGCGGGGAACCACACGTTTCAGA TGGGACTGAACCAGTTTTCAGACATGAGCTTTGCTGAGATAAAACACAAATATCTCTGGTCACAGCCTCAG AATTGCTCAGCCACCAGAAGTAACTACCTTCGGGGGTCAGGCCCATATCCCGCCTCTGTGGACTGGCGGAAGAAGGGAAATTTTGTCTCACCAGTGAAAAACCAG GGCGCCTGTGGCAGTTGCTGGACCTTCTCCACCACTGGGGCCCTGGAGTCTGCAGTGGCCATTGCAGGCGGGAAGCTGCTGTCTTTG GCAGAACAGCAGCTGGTGGACTGTGCACAGAACTTCAACAACCATGGCTGCGAGGG GGGTCTGCCCAGCCAAGCCTTCGAATACATCCATTACAACAAGGGCATCATGGGCGAAGACAGCTATCCCTACCAAGGCAAG GACAGCCACTGCAAGTTTCAACCTGAGAAGGCCATTGCTTTCGTGAAGGACGTCGCCAACATTACCCTG AATGACGAGGAGGCCATGGTGGAGGCAGTGGCCCTGTACAACCCTGTCAGCTTTGCCTTCGAGGTCACAAACGACTTCATGCACTACAAGAAGGGCATCTACTCCAG CTCATCTTGTCATAAGACTCCAGACCGAGTTAACCACGCAGTACTGGCTGTGGGCTATGGAGAGGAAAATGGGATACCTTACTGGATTGTGAAAAACTCTTGGGGTCCCCAATGGGGAATGAATGG GTGTGAGGGCAGGGCCTCGCCTGGCAGGCAGGACACCAGCTTTGGCAAAGCAGAGGAGCCCAGTGGGAGTCCAGGCACCAGAAAGAAGAGACAAGACCAGGCTCCCGTCCAGTGGCCAGCAGCCCTGCACCAAGCACTTTCCCCACAGGGGGCACCTTCTCAATAA
- the MORF4L1 gene encoding mortality factor 4-like protein 1 isoform X2: MAPKQDPKPKFQEGERVLCFHGPLLYEAKCVKVAIKDKQVKYFIHYSGWNKNWDEWVPESRVLKYVDTNLQKQRELQKANQEQYAEGKMRGAAPGKKTSGLQQKNVEVKTKKNKQKAPGNGDGGSTSETPQPPRKKRARVDPTVENEETFMNRVEVKVKIPEELKPWLVDDWDLITRQKQLFYLPAKKNVDSILEDYANYKKSRGNTDNKEYAVNEVVAGIKEYFNVMLGTQLLYKFERPQYAEILADHPDAPMSQVYGAPHLLRLFVRIGAMLAYTPLDEKSLALLLNYLHDFLKYLAKNSATLFSASDYEVAPPEYHRKAV; this comes from the exons ATGGCGCCCAAGCAGGACCCGAAGCCTAAATTCCAGGAGG gtGAGCGAGTGCTGTGTTTTCATGGGCCTCTTCTTTATGAAGCAAAG tgTGTAAAGGTTGCCATAAAGGACAAACAAGTGAAATACTTTATACATTACAGTGGTTGGAATAAAAA TTGGGATGAATGGGTTCCAGAAAGCAGAGTGCTCAAATATGTAGACACCAATCTGCAGAAACAGCGAGAACTTCAAAAAGCTAATCA GGAGCAGTATGCAGAGGGGAAGATGAGAGGGGCTGCCCCAGGGAAGAAGACATCTGGGCTCCAACAGAAAAACGTCGAAGT gaaaacaaaaaagaacaaacagaaag CTCCTGGGAATGGAGATGGAGGCAGTACCAGTGAGACACCTCAGCCTCCTCGGAAGAAAAGAGCTCGAGTAGATCCCACAGTTGAAAAT gaGGAGACTTTCATGAACAGAGTTGAAGTTAAAGTAAAAATTCCTGAAGAACTGAAACCATGGCTGGTTGATGACTGGGACTTAATAACTCGACAGAAGCAG ctTTTCTATCTCCCTGCCAAAAAGAATGTGGATTCCATTCTAGAGGATTATGCAAATTATAAGAAATCTCGTGGAAACACAGATAATaa AGAGTATGCTGTCAACGAAGTTGTGGCAGGGATCAAAGAGTACTTCAATGTGATGCTGGGCACTCAGCTCCTGTACAAGTTTGAGAGACCACAGTATGCTGAGATCCTGGCAGACCACCCTGATGCCCCCATGTCCCAGGTGTATGGGGCACCGCACCTGTTGAGATTGTTCG TAAGAATTGGAGCTATGTTGGCCTATACGCCTCTGGATGAGAAGAGCCTTGCTTTATTACTGAATTACCTTCATGATTTTCTAAA GTACTTGGCGAAGAATTCCGCAACTCTGTTTAGTGCCAGCGATTACGAAGTGGcgcctcctgagtaccaccggaaAGCAGTGTGA